In Trichomycterus rosablanca isolate fTriRos1 chromosome 20, fTriRos1.hap1, whole genome shotgun sequence, one DNA window encodes the following:
- the efhd1 gene encoding EF-hand domain-containing protein D1, whose translation MQSHELTQMLQRRRDATERVASAPGSPRVTEARPEEQDAGMRAEPRVEDAREEPACANGDATTELAHKLNRRLEIGGGARAGQMKVFNPYTEFKEFSRKQIKQMEEMFKRFDSGKDGYIDLMELKMMMEKLGAPQTHIGLKNMIREVDEDYDGKLSYREFLLIFRRAAAGELEDDDPLMALARLSEINVSNEGVKGARDFFEAKAQALSVRSKFEAELREEKEEKEKMEEERKQRRAAFKELQSAFCS comes from the exons ATGCAATCACACGAGCTCACGCAGATGCTGCAGCGCAGACGGGACGCCACCGAGCGGGTCGCGAGCGCACCGGGGAGCCCGCGCGTGACCGAGGCGCGGCCGGAGGAGCAGGACGCGGGGATGCGCGCGGAGCCGCGGGTGGAGGATGCGCGCGAGGAGCCGGCCTGCGCTAACGGCGACGCCACGACCGAGCTCGCGCACAAGCTGAACCGCAGGCTCGAGATCGGCGGCGGCGCGCGAGCGGGCCAGATGAAAGTGTTCAACCCCTACACCGAGTTCAAAGAGTTCAGCCGCAAGCAGATCAAACAGATGGAGGAGATGTTCAAAAG gttCGACTCGGGTAAGGACGGTTACATCGACTTAATGGAGCTGAAGATGATGATGGAGAAGCTCGGAGCTCCTCAGACTCACATCGGCCTGAAAAACATGATCCGCGAGGTGGACGAGGACTACGACGGCAAGCTCAGCTACcgggag TTCCTGCTGATTTTTCGGAGAGCTGCAGCAGGGGAGCTGGAGGATGACGACCCTCTCATGGCTCTCGCTCGGCTCTCCGAGATTAACGTGTCCAACGAGGGCGTAAAGGGGGCGCGGGACTTCTTCGAGGCCAAG gctcAGGCTCTGTCTGTACGCAGTAAGTTTGAGGCCGAGCTCCGTGAAGAGAAAGAGGAGAAGGAGAAGATGGAGGAGGAACGAAAACAACGACGTGCTGCATTCAAAGAACTGCAGTCTGCATTCTgctcctga
- the kcnj13 gene encoding inward rectifier potassium channel 13, translating into MATCSSAPLMKTKPRQRLVSKDGRSLMRGTAASRWETCTGAFRDMWGAWLSLRWRWVVLAFCGSFLVHWLLFAVLWYALARANGDLGVDHDNPPPGHTLCVKYVTGFTAAFSFALETQLTIGYGTMYPNADCPTAIALLALQMLLGLMLEAFITGAFVAKFSRPQKRCSGILFSPKAVVCEVEGERRLMFRVCNLLSRPLVDVCLSAVLYEVQEDQTIHQTGLDFLLDGLGARPCPLFQSPLTFFHPLTPESPLSRVMSPSGQSQFELVVFLSASQEGTGSAYQKRTSYLADEIQYGRRFTKTTVLHGKRRNSIEAMRYFDTHACPLMIPNTYTNSRDKECVVQINGDGSDAME; encoded by the exons ATGGCAACATGCAGCTCCGCACCTCTCATGAAGACCAAACCTCGGCAGCGGCTGGTCAGCAAGGACGGGCGCAGTCTGATGCGGGGCACCGCAGCCAGCAGATGGGAGACGTGTACTGGGGCGTTCAGGGACATGTGGGGGGCATGGCTCTCCCTGCGCTGGCGCTGGGTGGTTCTGGCATTCTGCGGTTCATTTCTCGTTCACTGGCTCCTTTTTGCCGTGTTGTGGTACGCGCTGGCACGCGCCAACGGCGATTTGGGCGTCGACCACGACAACCCGCCTCCTGGGCACACACTGTGCGTTAAATATGTCACGGGGTTCACCGCTGCTTTCTCATTCGCCCTGGAGACCCAGCTGACCATCGGCTATGGGACCATGTACCCCAACGCTGACTGCCCTACTGCCATCGCTCTCCTCGCCCTGCAGATGCTCCTGGGGCTCATGCTCGAGGCCTTCATCACTG GTGCCTTTGTGGCTAAATTCTCTCGCCCGCAAAAGCGCTGCAGCGGGATCTTGTTCAGCCCTAAAGCAGTGGTGTGTGAGGTGGAAGGTGAGCGACGTCTGATGTTTCGTGTGTGCAATCTCCTCTCCAGGCCACTGGTTGATGTTTGTCTGAGCGCCGTGCTTTACGAGGTACAGGAAGACCAGACCATCCACCAAACTGGCCTGGATTTCCTGTTGGATGGACTGGGAGCACGACCATGCCCCCTTTTCCAGTCACCGTTAACCTTTTTCCACCCTTTGACCCCAGAAAGCCCTCTTAGCCGTGTCATGTCACCTTCAGGCCAGTCGCAGTTCGAGTTGGTAGTTTTCCTTTCCGCGTCTCAAGAGGGCACTGGATCAGCCTACCAGAAGAGGACGTCGTACCTGGCTGACGAGATTCAATACGGCCGCCGTTTTACCAAGACAACCGTTCTTCATGGCAAGCGGCGGAATAGCATAGAGGCCATGCGCTATTTTGACACACATGCTTGTCCGCTCATGATACCCAACACGTACACCAACTCTCGAGACAAGGAGTGTGTGGTACAGATCAACGGTGACGGTAGTGATGCCATGGAGTAG